One Lemur catta isolate mLemCat1 chromosome 15, mLemCat1.pri, whole genome shotgun sequence genomic window carries:
- the TLCD1 gene encoding TLC domain-containing protein 1 — MPPLLHPALPLLLAATLTFRALRHGLCRLPLPAHVRADPLRTWRWHNLLVSFAHSIVSGTWALLCVWETPEMLVEIETAWSLSGYLLVCFSAGYFIHDTVDIVVSRQSRASWEYLVHHVMAMGAFFSGIFWSRFVGGGVLTLLVEVSNIFLTFRMMMKINNAQDLLLYRVNKYVNLVMYFLFRLAPQAYLTHFFLRYVGQRTLGTFLLGILLLLDVMILIYFSRLLRSDFCPERVPNRQHKDKFLTE, encoded by the exons ATGCCCCCACTGCTGCACCCCGCCCTGCCGCTGCTCCTGGCCGCCACGCTGACCTTCCGGGCACTCCGGCACGGGCTCTGTCGCCTGCCCCTACCCGCGCACGTGCGCGCCGACCCTCTACGCACCTGGCGCTGGCACAATCTGCTAGTCTCCTTCGCCCACTCCATTGTATCAGGGACCTGGGCGCTACTGTG TGTATGGGAGACCCCCGAGATGCTGGTGGAGATTGAGACGGCATGGTCGCTTTCTGGCTATTTGCTTGTTTGCTTCTCCGCAG GGTATTTCATCCACGACACGGTGGACATCGTGGTTAGTCGTCAGTCTCGAGCTTCTTGGGAATACCTTGTCCATCACGTCATG GCCATGGGCGCCTTCTTCTCAGGGATCTTCTGGAGCCGCTTTGTTGGTGGGGGCGTCCTAACACTGCTGGTGGAGGTCAGCAACATCTTTCTCACCTTCCGCATGATGATGAAAATCAACAATGCCCAGGATCTCCTCCTCTACCGGGTCAACAAGTATGTCAACTTGGTCATGTACTTTCTCTTCCGCCTGGCCCCTCAGGCCTACCTCACCCATTTCTTCTTGCGTTATGTGGGCCAGAGGACCCTGGGAACTTTTCTGCTGGGTATCCTCCTCCTGCTGGACGTGATGATCCTCATCTACTTTTCCCGACTCCTCCGTTCTGACTTCTGCCCTGAGCGTGTCCCCAACCGGCAACACAAAGACAAATTCTTGACTGAGTGA
- the RPL23A gene encoding 60S ribosomal protein L23a → MAPKAKKEAPAPPKAEAKAKALKAKKAVLKGVHSHKKKKIRTSPTFRRPKTLRLRRQPKYPRKSAPRRNKLDHYAIIKFPLTTESAMKKIEDNNTLVFIVDVKANKHQIKQAVKKLYDIDVAKVNTLIRPDGEKKAYVRLAPDYDALDVANKIGII, encoded by the exons ATGGCGCCGAAAGCGAAGAAGGAAG ctcctgcccctcccaaagCCGAAGCCAAAGCAAAGGCTTTGAAGGCCAAGAAGGCAGTGCTAAAAGGCGTCCACAGccacaaaaaaaagaagatccgTACATCACCCACCTTCCGGCGGCCAAAGACACTGAGGCTCCGGAGGCAGCCCAAATATCCTCGGAAGAGCGCCCCCAGGAGAAACAA GCTTGATCACTATGCCATCATCAAGTTCCCCTTGACCACTGAGTCTGCCATGAAGAAGATAGAAGACAACAACACACTTGTGTTCATTGTGGATGTCAAAGCCAATAAGCACCAGATCAAACAGGCTGTGAAGAAGCTCTATGACATTGATGTGGCCAAAGTCAATACCCTGATCAG GCCTGATGGAGAGAAGAAGGCATACGTTCGACTGGCTCCCGATTACGATGCTTTGGACGTTGCCAACAAA attggGATCATCTAA